In Oryzihumus leptocrescens, the following are encoded in one genomic region:
- a CDS encoding WXG100 family type VII secretion target translates to MTDPLVLGDPAGCSRLGGAMRREAAHLTERAATLARSGAGLAQWRGPAGSAARDRVTGALTGMAATARALDQAGAALQRYATELAEAHEQGRRAADRAARDGLRVVDGRVLEAWGPATSEEAERRRALVPEHQARVDRQSSALGRSRAQLQRTCEELTQVLRAQSRALRDAPPPRH, encoded by the coding sequence GTGACCGACCCTCTGGTCCTCGGCGACCCGGCCGGCTGCTCCCGCCTCGGGGGCGCGATGCGGCGGGAGGCCGCCCACCTGACCGAGCGGGCGGCCACGCTGGCCCGCTCGGGCGCCGGGCTGGCCCAGTGGCGTGGGCCGGCCGGCTCGGCCGCGCGTGACCGGGTGACCGGGGCACTGACCGGCATGGCCGCCACGGCACGGGCACTGGACCAGGCCGGCGCGGCCCTGCAGCGCTACGCCACCGAGCTGGCCGAGGCCCACGAGCAGGGGCGCCGAGCCGCCGACCGGGCCGCCCGGGACGGGCTGCGCGTCGTCGACGGCCGGGTGCTGGAGGCGTGGGGGCCGGCGACCTCCGAGGAGGCCGAGCGCCGCCGGGCGCTGGTGCCCGAGCACCAGGCCCGGGTCGACCGACAGTCCTCGGCGCTGGGCCGGTCCCGGGCCCAGCTGCAGCGCACCTGCGAGGAGCTGACCCAGGTGCTGCGGGCCCAGTCCCGGGCGCTGCGAGATGCGCCACCGCCGCGACACTGA
- a CDS encoding alpha/beta fold hydrolase: MTALARHELGLAAGPTLALFHGNGDSGLCWPGAARRWGTAYRVCGVDARGHGASPRFAAAEVDRAGEVFADDAERTLEDLAADGSPVVAVGHSLGAASLTAVLARRADLLAGAVLIDPPWDTPLVLGPRPEVGAERVGLIRGYQADPDAALAGLRERQPDWAPDECEAWVEAKMHLDLALMASGNGRPATPWPELVRDIRTPTLVLTGDDEGCLVGPATRELLSGCANPAVTVEVVAGADHYVRQTREAAFHAVVDPWLADRF; the protein is encoded by the coding sequence GTGACCGCCCTGGCGCGCCACGAGCTCGGCCTCGCGGCCGGCCCGACCCTGGCGCTGTTCCACGGCAACGGCGACTCGGGCCTGTGCTGGCCCGGGGCTGCCCGGCGGTGGGGCACGGCATACCGCGTCTGCGGGGTGGACGCCCGAGGGCACGGCGCCTCGCCCCGGTTCGCTGCGGCCGAGGTGGACCGGGCCGGCGAGGTGTTCGCCGACGACGCGGAGCGGACCCTGGAGGACCTGGCCGCCGACGGCTCCCCCGTCGTCGCGGTCGGCCACTCGCTCGGGGCTGCCTCGCTGACGGCGGTGCTCGCGCGCCGCGCGGACCTGCTCGCCGGCGCGGTGCTCATCGACCCACCGTGGGACACCCCGCTCGTGCTGGGTCCCCGGCCGGAGGTCGGCGCCGAGCGCGTGGGGCTGATCCGCGGCTACCAGGCCGACCCCGACGCGGCGCTGGCCGGGCTGCGCGAGCGCCAGCCGGACTGGGCCCCGGACGAGTGCGAGGCGTGGGTCGAGGCCAAGATGCACCTCGACCTCGCGCTGATGGCCTCCGGGAACGGCCGACCGGCGACCCCGTGGCCCGAGCTGGTGCGGGACATCCGGACACCGACCCTGGTGCTCACCGGCGACGACGAGGGCTGCCTGGTCGGCCCGGCCACGCGCGAGCTGCTGAGCGGCTGCGCCAACCCTGCGGTCACCGTCGAGGTGGTCGCCGGGGCCGACCACTACGTGCGGCAGACCCGGGAGGCGGCCTTCCACGCCGTCGTCGACCCGTGGCTGGCCGACCGGTTCTGA
- the pruA gene encoding L-glutamate gamma-semialdehyde dehydrogenase yields MDAVTQTPAPVNEPVLDYAPGSPERATLEVALAKLGSERVDLPHTIGGELVMGAGKKIDVRQPHAHKKVLGTMRNATVADAEAAVKAAKDAAPGWRALSFDDRAAILLKAAELLSGPWRATLNAATMLGQSKTAYQAEIDAACELIDFWRYNVHFARQILAEQPPANSKGIWNRTDHRPLEGFVYAITPFNFTAIAGNLPTAPALMGNTVVWKPSPTQQLAASLTMELLEEAGMPPGVINMVTGDGLNVSKVALADPDLAGIHFTGSTPTFQHLWQEVGANLPSYRSYPRIVGETGGKDFILAHPSADPDVLRTAMIRGAFEFQGQKCSAASRAYVPRSLWKQIKADLVSITEGLTQGDVTDLSNFMGAVIDDRAFAKHKDAIDRAHATAGITVVAGGKYDDSEGYFVRPTVLEIDDPTDESFRTEYFGPILSVHVYPDRTYDKVLDQMESFAPYGLTGSIIAQDRGVIADATERLRFAAGNFYINDKPTGAVVGQQPFGGGRASGTNDKAGAAQNLLRWTSARSIKETFVPPKTHAYPHMG; encoded by the coding sequence ATGGATGCTGTGACCCAGACCCCCGCGCCGGTGAACGAGCCGGTCCTCGACTACGCCCCGGGCAGCCCCGAGCGCGCGACCCTCGAGGTGGCGCTCGCCAAGCTGGGCAGCGAGCGGGTCGACCTGCCCCACACCATCGGCGGCGAGCTGGTCATGGGCGCGGGCAAGAAGATCGACGTGCGCCAGCCGCACGCCCACAAGAAGGTCCTGGGCACCATGCGCAACGCCACGGTGGCCGACGCCGAGGCCGCCGTGAAGGCCGCCAAGGACGCGGCCCCCGGCTGGCGCGCCCTGTCCTTCGACGACCGCGCCGCCATCCTGCTCAAGGCCGCCGAGCTGCTCTCCGGCCCGTGGCGGGCCACGCTCAACGCCGCGACGATGCTGGGCCAGTCCAAGACCGCCTACCAGGCCGAGATCGACGCCGCCTGCGAGCTCATCGACTTCTGGCGCTACAACGTCCACTTCGCCCGGCAGATCCTGGCCGAGCAGCCCCCGGCCAACTCCAAGGGCATCTGGAACCGCACCGACCACCGCCCGCTCGAGGGCTTCGTCTACGCGATCACGCCGTTCAACTTCACCGCCATCGCCGGCAACCTGCCGACGGCCCCGGCCCTGATGGGCAACACCGTGGTGTGGAAGCCCTCGCCGACCCAGCAGCTGGCCGCGTCCCTGACGATGGAGCTGCTCGAGGAGGCCGGCATGCCCCCGGGCGTCATCAACATGGTGACCGGTGACGGCCTCAACGTCTCCAAGGTCGCCCTGGCCGACCCCGACCTGGCCGGCATCCACTTCACCGGGTCGACCCCGACGTTCCAGCACCTGTGGCAGGAGGTCGGCGCGAACCTGCCGAGCTACCGCAGCTACCCGCGCATCGTCGGCGAGACCGGCGGCAAGGACTTCATCCTGGCCCACCCCAGCGCCGACCCCGACGTGCTGCGCACCGCCATGATCCGCGGCGCCTTCGAGTTCCAGGGCCAGAAGTGCTCGGCCGCCTCCCGCGCCTACGTGCCGCGCAGCCTGTGGAAGCAGATCAAGGCCGACCTGGTCTCGATCACCGAGGGCCTGACCCAGGGTGACGTCACCGACCTGTCCAACTTCATGGGCGCCGTCATCGACGACCGGGCGTTCGCCAAGCACAAGGACGCCATCGACCGGGCTCACGCCACGGCCGGCATCACCGTCGTCGCCGGCGGCAAGTACGACGACTCCGAGGGCTACTTCGTGCGCCCGACGGTCCTGGAGATCGACGACCCGACCGACGAGTCCTTCCGCACCGAGTACTTCGGCCCGATCCTGTCGGTGCACGTCTACCCCGACCGCACCTACGACAAGGTGCTGGACCAGATGGAGTCGTTCGCGCCCTACGGTCTGACCGGCTCGATCATCGCCCAGGACCGCGGCGTGATCGCCGACGCGACCGAGCGCCTGCGCTTCGCGGCCGGCAACTTCTACATCAACGACAAGCCCACCGGTGCCGTCGTGGGCCAGCAGCCCTTCGGTGGCGGCCGCGCGTCGGGCACCAACGACAAGGCCGGCGCCGCGCAGAACCTCCTGCGCTGGACCAGCGCGCGCTCCATCAAGGAGACGTTCGTCCCGCCGAAGACCCACGCGTACCCGCACATGGGCTGA
- a CDS encoding DUF6912 family protein, translating into MTLTRIYLPLNAAGLRELHAGGVVAGRPLRAHAVTAAVRAAQPSGDEEDWEYTALCDAASSSRLLLERGEGRRIVAAADVTSTLVQEEAPGETSTPSAVVVSEAVPLKRIASFHVDEDGADDDEELLWYDATELGQLVELL; encoded by the coding sequence ATGACCCTGACGCGAATCTACTTGCCGCTCAACGCTGCCGGCCTGCGCGAGCTGCACGCCGGCGGTGTGGTGGCTGGACGCCCACTGCGGGCCCACGCGGTCACGGCGGCGGTCCGTGCCGCCCAGCCCTCGGGGGACGAGGAGGACTGGGAGTACACCGCGCTGTGCGACGCGGCCTCCAGCTCCCGGCTGCTGCTCGAGCGCGGCGAGGGGCGTCGCATCGTGGCCGCGGCCGACGTCACCAGCACCCTCGTGCAGGAGGAGGCGCCCGGCGAGACCAGCACGCCCTCGGCCGTGGTGGTCTCGGAGGCGGTGCCGCTGAAGCGGATCGCCTCCTTCCACGTGGACGAGGACGGTGCCGACGACGACGAGGAGCTGCTCTGGTACGACGCCACCGAGCTGGGCCAGCTCGTCGAGCTCCTCTGA
- a CDS encoding NAD-glutamate dehydrogenase codes for MSASLEQSRSQLLRSAAELAERAGGEALERFLRRYYRHVATEDLLARAPEDLLGAALSHKQLAQSRPVGTANVRVFTPTVEEQGWSSGHTVIEIVTDDMPFLVDSVTAELSRQERSVYLVVHPQLTVRRDAAGELEEILDVDSLDDDGFGQGVESWMHVEVDRESDEDERAAIAAGLSKVLSDVREAVEDWPKMRSTCSEIAESLTAHPPVGVDPEEVAETRRLLTWLADNHFTFLGYREYALTSEDGDDVLRAVPSTGLGLLRYDQPQSVSFSRLTPEARAKARDNHLLIITKANSRATVHRSTYLDYVGVKTFDEQGNVTGERRFLGLFTSSAYTESVLRVPIIDNKVRKVLQGTGFTADSHSGKDLLEVLETYPRDELFQTETEALTEIATAVLHLQERRRTRLFLRRDEYGRFMSCLVYIPRDRYTTAVRLKMEALLRAAFHGASVDYTTRVSESVLARLHFVVRVRSGEAIPEVDEALLEQQIVDATRTWDEDLGEVARAEHGEEAAARLIGLYGKAFPEAYKEDFTPRVGIVDLRHIEALESADSVRLNLYQEPGSPAQERRFKLYRRGPLSLTAVLPLFTHLGVEVVDERPYEIDRADGVTVYVYDFGLVAPRSDAWAGGAGDGGVRELFQDAFSAVWDGRAESDGFNALVLEAGLTWRQVVILRAVAKYLRQTGSTFSQEYVEAALVSNVAIAAQLVSLFEARFDPAAGTDVQAREDAQQAVGEAIESALEQVASLDHDRIIRAFLGVIRATLRTNYFQPDADGSAKSYVSFKLDPKKVPDLPAPRPMFEIWVYSPRVEGVHLRFGKVARGGLRWSDRREDFRTEVLGLVKAQMVKNAVIVPTGSKGGFFAKALPDPTVDRDAWLAEGVASYKLFISGMLDVTDNLVGTDAVPPQHVVRHDEDDTYLVVAADKGTATFSDIANGVAQSYGFWLDDAFASGGSAGYDHKAMGITARGAWESVKRHFREMGVDTQKEDFTAVGVGDMSGDVFGNGMLLSEHIRLVAAFDHRHIFLDPDPVSATSFVERRRLFDLPRSSWADYDSSLISEGGGVFPRSAKAVPISEQAAATLGLPRGVSTMTPAELMKAILLAPVDLLWNGGIGTYVKASSESHADIGDRANDAIRVDGNALRCKVIGEGGNLGLSQLGRIEASFAGVRVNTDAIDNSAGVDTSDHEVNIKILLTGLMRDGDLTLKQRNAVLSSMTDEVAQQVLRDNYEQNVLLGNARAQEHAMLPVHKRLIHWLEERGDLDRELEFLPSDSEIDRRQDAGLGLKSPEFSVLVAYAKLALKEDLLPTGLPDDPWFQATLTDYFPEPIREHYQQELASHPLRREIVTNAVVNSMVNRGGITFAFRASEETGATPEQVARAYVVCREVFNLRDYVTAVEDLDNVVSTATQTALYLEFRRLLDRGVRWFLQNRPATLDVAAEVERFRGVVEHLGPQVPQLLQGNERKRLERRARELEHVGAPGAMATDAAGLLDRFSLLDVVEIAADTGREAAEVAPLYFALSERFGIDAMLGQVTMLPRDDRWDALARAALRDDLYAVLEALTKSVLEGTEPGGTPRERIDAWSAANAEQLSRARVALSGIQRLEHPGISALSVALRTLRGVIRSGAATV; via the coding sequence ATGTCGGCGTCGCTTGAGCAGTCCCGGTCGCAGTTGCTCCGCTCCGCAGCGGAGCTCGCAGAACGGGCGGGGGGTGAGGCCCTCGAGCGGTTCCTGCGCCGGTACTACCGGCACGTCGCGACCGAGGACCTGCTCGCCCGCGCGCCGGAGGACCTCCTCGGCGCGGCCCTGTCGCACAAGCAGCTCGCCCAGTCCCGTCCCGTCGGCACCGCCAACGTGCGGGTGTTCACCCCGACGGTGGAGGAGCAGGGCTGGTCCAGCGGCCACACGGTCATCGAGATCGTCACGGACGACATGCCCTTCCTGGTCGACTCGGTCACCGCCGAGCTGTCCCGCCAGGAGCGCTCGGTCTACCTCGTCGTCCACCCGCAGCTGACGGTCCGCCGTGACGCCGCCGGTGAGCTCGAGGAGATCCTCGACGTCGACAGCCTCGACGACGACGGGTTCGGCCAGGGCGTCGAGTCGTGGATGCACGTGGAGGTCGACCGCGAGAGCGACGAGGACGAGCGCGCGGCCATCGCCGCCGGCCTGTCCAAGGTGCTCTCCGACGTGCGCGAGGCCGTCGAGGACTGGCCCAAGATGCGCAGCACCTGCTCGGAGATCGCCGAGTCGCTCACGGCCCACCCGCCGGTCGGTGTCGACCCCGAGGAGGTCGCCGAGACGCGCCGGCTGCTGACCTGGCTGGCCGACAACCACTTCACCTTCCTCGGCTACCGCGAGTACGCCCTGACCAGCGAGGACGGCGACGACGTCCTGCGCGCCGTGCCGAGCACCGGGCTGGGCCTGCTGCGCTACGACCAGCCGCAGTCGGTCAGCTTCAGCCGGCTCACGCCCGAGGCCCGCGCCAAGGCCCGCGACAACCACCTGCTGATCATCACCAAGGCCAACTCCCGCGCCACGGTGCACCGCTCCACCTACCTCGACTACGTCGGGGTCAAGACCTTCGACGAGCAGGGCAACGTCACCGGTGAGCGCCGGTTCCTGGGCCTGTTCACCTCCAGCGCCTACACCGAGTCGGTGCTGCGCGTGCCGATCATCGACAACAAGGTCCGAAAGGTCCTGCAGGGCACCGGGTTCACGGCCGACAGCCACTCGGGCAAGGACCTGCTCGAGGTGCTCGAGACCTACCCGCGCGACGAGCTGTTCCAGACCGAGACCGAGGCGCTGACCGAGATCGCGACCGCGGTGCTGCACCTGCAGGAGCGCCGGCGGACCCGGCTGTTCCTGCGCCGTGACGAGTACGGCCGGTTCATGTCGTGCCTGGTCTACATCCCGCGCGACCGCTACACCACGGCGGTGCGGCTGAAGATGGAGGCGCTGCTGCGCGCGGCGTTCCACGGCGCCAGCGTCGACTACACCACCCGGGTGTCGGAGTCGGTGCTCGCCCGGCTGCACTTCGTCGTCCGGGTGCGCTCCGGCGAGGCCATCCCCGAGGTGGACGAGGCGCTGCTGGAGCAGCAGATCGTCGACGCCACCCGCACCTGGGACGAGGACCTCGGCGAGGTCGCCCGCGCCGAGCACGGCGAGGAGGCTGCCGCCCGCCTGATCGGGTTGTACGGCAAGGCGTTTCCCGAGGCCTACAAGGAGGACTTCACCCCCCGCGTCGGCATCGTCGACCTGCGCCACATCGAGGCGCTGGAGTCGGCGGACTCGGTGCGGCTCAACCTCTACCAGGAGCCGGGCAGCCCGGCCCAGGAGCGCCGCTTCAAGCTCTACCGCCGTGGCCCGCTGTCGCTGACCGCGGTGCTGCCGCTGTTCACCCACCTGGGGGTCGAGGTCGTCGACGAGCGGCCCTACGAGATCGACCGCGCCGACGGGGTGACCGTCTACGTCTACGACTTCGGCCTGGTCGCGCCGCGCTCGGACGCCTGGGCCGGCGGTGCGGGCGACGGCGGGGTGCGCGAGCTGTTCCAGGACGCGTTCTCGGCGGTGTGGGACGGGCGCGCCGAGAGCGACGGCTTCAACGCCCTCGTCCTCGAGGCCGGGCTGACCTGGCGCCAGGTGGTCATCCTGCGCGCCGTCGCCAAGTACCTGCGCCAGACCGGGTCCACCTTCAGCCAGGAGTACGTCGAGGCCGCCCTGGTCTCCAACGTCGCCATCGCCGCGCAGCTGGTCTCGCTGTTCGAGGCGCGCTTCGACCCCGCCGCCGGCACGGACGTGCAGGCCCGCGAGGACGCCCAGCAGGCCGTCGGCGAGGCGATCGAGTCCGCGCTGGAGCAGGTCGCCAGCCTCGACCACGACCGGATCATCCGGGCGTTCCTCGGGGTCATCCGGGCGACGCTGCGCACCAACTACTTCCAGCCCGACGCCGACGGGTCGGCCAAGAGCTACGTCAGCTTCAAGCTGGACCCCAAGAAGGTGCCGGACCTGCCGGCGCCGCGGCCGATGTTCGAGATCTGGGTCTACAGCCCTCGCGTCGAGGGCGTGCACCTGCGCTTCGGCAAGGTCGCCCGGGGTGGCCTGCGCTGGAGCGACCGGCGTGAGGACTTCCGCACCGAGGTCCTCGGCCTGGTCAAGGCGCAGATGGTCAAGAACGCCGTCATCGTGCCCACCGGGTCCAAGGGCGGGTTCTTCGCCAAGGCGCTGCCCGACCCGACCGTCGACCGCGACGCGTGGCTCGCGGAGGGGGTCGCGTCATACAAGCTGTTCATCTCGGGGATGCTCGACGTGACCGACAACCTCGTCGGCACCGATGCCGTCCCGCCGCAGCACGTGGTCCGCCATGACGAGGACGACACCTACCTGGTGGTCGCCGCCGACAAGGGCACCGCGACCTTCTCCGACATCGCCAACGGGGTGGCGCAGTCCTACGGCTTCTGGCTCGACGACGCGTTCGCCTCCGGTGGCTCGGCCGGCTACGACCACAAGGCCATGGGCATCACGGCCCGGGGTGCGTGGGAGTCGGTCAAGCGGCACTTCCGCGAGATGGGCGTCGACACGCAGAAGGAGGACTTCACCGCGGTCGGCGTGGGAGACATGAGCGGCGACGTCTTCGGCAACGGGATGCTGCTCTCCGAGCACATCCGGCTCGTGGCCGCGTTCGACCACCGGCACATCTTCCTCGACCCCGACCCGGTCTCGGCCACGTCCTTCGTCGAGCGCCGCCGGCTGTTCGACCTGCCCCGCTCGTCGTGGGCCGACTACGACAGCAGCCTGATCAGCGAGGGCGGCGGGGTGTTCCCGCGCTCGGCCAAGGCGGTGCCGATCAGCGAGCAGGCCGCGGCGACGCTCGGGCTGCCGCGCGGGGTGAGCACGATGACCCCGGCCGAGCTGATGAAGGCGATCCTGCTGGCGCCGGTCGACCTGCTGTGGAACGGCGGCATCGGCACCTACGTCAAGGCTTCCTCGGAGTCTCACGCCGACATCGGCGACCGGGCCAACGACGCCATCCGTGTCGACGGCAACGCGTTGCGCTGCAAGGTGATCGGCGAGGGCGGCAACCTCGGCCTGAGCCAGCTCGGCCGCATCGAGGCGTCCTTCGCCGGGGTGCGCGTCAACACCGACGCGATCGACAACTCCGCCGGGGTGGACACCTCCGACCACGAGGTCAACATCAAGATCCTGCTGACCGGGCTGATGCGCGACGGCGACCTGACGCTGAAGCAGCGCAACGCCGTGCTGTCCTCGATGACCGACGAGGTCGCCCAGCAGGTGCTGCGGGACAACTACGAGCAGAACGTCCTGCTGGGCAACGCCCGGGCGCAGGAGCACGCGATGCTGCCGGTGCACAAGCGCCTCATCCACTGGCTGGAGGAGCGCGGCGACCTCGACCGCGAGCTGGAGTTCCTGCCCTCGGACAGCGAGATCGACCGCCGTCAGGACGCCGGCCTGGGCCTGAAGTCGCCGGAGTTCTCGGTGCTGGTGGCCTACGCCAAGCTGGCCCTCAAGGAGGACCTGCTGCCGACCGGGCTGCCGGACGACCCGTGGTTCCAGGCGACGCTGACCGACTACTTCCCCGAGCCGATCCGCGAGCACTACCAGCAGGAGCTGGCCAGCCACCCGCTGCGCCGCGAGATCGTCACCAACGCCGTGGTCAACTCCATGGTCAACCGGGGCGGCATCACCTTCGCCTTCCGGGCCTCGGAGGAGACCGGGGCGACGCCGGAGCAGGTCGCCCGGGCCTACGTCGTGTGCCGCGAGGTGTTCAACCTGCGCGACTACGTCACCGCGGTGGAGGACCTCGACAACGTCGTCTCCACGGCGACCCAGACCGCGCTCTACCTGGAGTTCCGCCGACTGCTGGACCGCGGGGTGCGCTGGTTCCTGCAGAACCGTCCGGCGACGCTGGACGTGGCCGCCGAGGTCGAACGGTTCCGCGGGGTCGTCGAGCACCTCGGTCCCCAGGTGCCCCAGCTGCTGCAGGGCAACGAGCGCAAGCGGCTCGAGCGCCGGGCCCGGGAGCTGGAGCACGTCGGTGCCCCCGGCGCCATGGCGACGGACGCCGCCGGCCTCCTCGACCGGTTCTCGCTGCTGGACGTGGTGGAGATCGCCGCCGACACCGGCCGCGAGGCTGCGGAGGTCGCGCCGCTGTACTTCGCGCTCTCCGAGCGGTTCGGCATCGACGCGATGCTCGGCCAGGTCACGATGCTGCCCCGCGACGACCGGTGGGACGCCCTGGCCCGCGCCGCGCTGCGCGACGACCTGTATGCCGTGCTGGAGGCCCTCACCAAGTCGGTCCTGGAGGGCACCGAACCGGGTGGGACCCCGCGGGAGCGGATCGACGCGTGGTCGGCGGCCAACGCCGAGCAGCTGTCCCGGGCCCGGGTGGCGCTCTCGGGCATCCAGCGCCTGGAACACCCCGGCATCTCGGCACTCTCCGTGGCGCTGCGCACGCTGCGTGGCGTCATCCGCAGCGGAGCCGCCACCGTCTGA
- a CDS encoding tryptophan 2,3-dioxygenase — MDEEFVDFSRSQPAVAEGAEGDRQFGEEGARLTYGSYLRVEQLLSQQVPETSPPAHDELLFIVIHQAYELWFKQLLHELEAARNAMDEGRLWWARHLLRRVGTIEDVLVHQIDILETMTPQDFLEFRHRLAPASGFQSVQFRELEFLSGHKDPGFLQRFKGLSAEERARLDRRLAEPTLWDAFVGVLARAGLPTGDDAEVSASLVTVARDRGTYGDIWELAEVLLEHDEQQAAWRARHVTMVERQIGTKSGTGGSSGAPYLRSRLPMRFYPLLWEMRGAL, encoded by the coding sequence ATGGATGAAGAGTTCGTGGACTTCTCGCGGTCGCAGCCGGCCGTCGCCGAGGGCGCCGAGGGCGACCGCCAGTTCGGGGAGGAAGGGGCCCGGCTCACCTACGGCAGCTACCTGCGCGTCGAGCAGCTGCTGTCCCAGCAGGTGCCCGAGACCAGCCCGCCGGCGCACGACGAGCTGCTGTTCATCGTCATCCACCAGGCCTACGAGCTGTGGTTCAAGCAGCTGCTGCACGAGCTCGAGGCCGCGCGCAACGCCATGGACGAGGGCCGGCTCTGGTGGGCCCGGCACCTGCTGCGCCGGGTGGGCACGATCGAGGACGTCCTCGTCCACCAGATCGACATCCTGGAGACGATGACCCCGCAGGACTTCCTGGAGTTCCGGCACCGGCTGGCGCCGGCCAGCGGCTTCCAGTCGGTGCAGTTCCGCGAGCTGGAGTTCCTCTCCGGCCACAAGGACCCGGGCTTCCTCCAGCGGTTCAAGGGCCTGTCCGCGGAGGAGCGCGCGCGCCTCGACCGGCGCCTGGCCGAGCCGACCCTGTGGGACGCCTTCGTCGGGGTCCTCGCCCGGGCCGGCCTGCCCACCGGCGACGACGCCGAGGTCAGCGCCAGCCTGGTCACCGTGGCCCGGGACCGCGGCACCTACGGCGATATCTGGGAGCTCGCCGAGGTGCTCCTCGAGCACGACGAGCAGCAGGCGGCGTGGCGGGCGCGCCACGTGACCATGGTCGAGCGCCAGATCGGCACGAAGTCGGGCACCGGTGGCTCCTCCGGAGCCCCTTACCTGCGCAGCCGGCTGCCGATGCGCTTCTACCCGTTGCTGTGGGAGATGCGCGGCGCGCTGTGA
- a CDS encoding alpha/beta fold hydrolase — MISTASLTVHELGDAEAVGTLVLLHGLTDSGLCWPDAVRRWGPSYRLFAVDFRGHGTSPRFTRAQLEADPGDLLLADTVGLVEDVVQLTGSPVVLVAHSMGAGLAGAAAALRPDLVRAAVLEEPAWGIRRDEAEVQRLALERTAWVQEFRDDLSAAMARGLVENPTWPVAELDPWARSKQQADSGFLARGVAWPSLPWDEFARRIAVPTLVVTGDREVIVGERTRADIAALANSHLEVAVVPGAGHCVRRDRGEEFHALVDPWLAKTAA, encoded by the coding sequence ATGATCTCGACCGCCAGCCTGACCGTCCACGAGCTCGGCGACGCCGAGGCGGTCGGGACCCTGGTCCTGCTGCACGGTCTGACCGACTCCGGGCTGTGCTGGCCGGATGCAGTGCGGCGGTGGGGTCCGTCGTACCGCCTGTTCGCGGTGGACTTCCGCGGGCACGGCACCTCGCCCCGGTTCACCCGCGCCCAGCTGGAGGCGGACCCGGGCGACCTGCTGCTGGCGGACACGGTGGGGCTGGTCGAGGACGTGGTGCAGCTGACCGGGTCGCCGGTGGTCCTCGTGGCGCACTCGATGGGCGCCGGGCTGGCCGGCGCCGCCGCCGCGCTGCGCCCCGACCTGGTCCGGGCGGCGGTCCTGGAGGAGCCGGCGTGGGGCATCCGCCGCGACGAGGCCGAGGTCCAGCGCCTGGCCCTGGAGCGGACGGCGTGGGTCCAGGAGTTCCGCGACGACCTGTCGGCCGCGATGGCCAGGGGCCTGGTGGAGAACCCGACCTGGCCCGTGGCCGAGCTCGACCCGTGGGCCCGGTCCAAGCAGCAGGCCGACTCCGGCTTCCTCGCCCGTGGGGTGGCGTGGCCGAGCCTGCCGTGGGACGAGTTCGCGCGGCGCATCGCCGTGCCGACCCTCGTGGTCACCGGTGACCGCGAGGTGATCGTCGGCGAGCGCACCCGCGCGGACATCGCCGCGCTGGCCAACTCCCACCTCGAGGTCGCCGTCGTGCCCGGGGCCGGCCACTGCGTCCGGCGCGACCGGGGCGAGGAGTTCCACGCCCTCGTCGACCCCTGGCTCGCCAAGACGGCGGCGTGA
- a CDS encoding DUF2505 domain-containing protein: protein MRIRATIDYDATPDEVFTMLADSDFQDRKAKATGALEHEVSITTRGEQTEIVSKRTMPTDEFPDFVKGMVGDRLPVTETHTWGPAAADGSRRGEITVAVGNLPVGLKGTLALAPHGEGTTQSVDGELKARIPLIGGKVEKAAAPAIEAAIDIERTTGRAWLAG from the coding sequence ATGAGGATTCGCGCCACGATCGACTACGACGCCACCCCCGACGAGGTCTTCACCATGCTCGCGGACAGCGACTTCCAGGACCGCAAGGCCAAGGCCACCGGTGCCCTGGAGCACGAGGTGTCCATCACGACCCGCGGCGAGCAGACCGAGATCGTCAGCAAGCGCACCATGCCCACCGACGAGTTCCCCGACTTCGTCAAGGGGATGGTGGGCGACCGGCTCCCGGTGACCGAGACGCACACGTGGGGCCCGGCCGCGGCCGACGGCTCCCGCCGGGGTGAGATCACCGTCGCGGTCGGCAACCTGCCGGTCGGGCTCAAGGGCACCCTCGCCCTCGCCCCCCATGGCGAGGGCACCACCCAGTCCGTGGACGGGGAGCTCAAGGCCCGCATCCCGCTCATCGGCGGCAAGGTCGAGAAGGCTGCCGCGCCGGCCATCGAGGCCGCCATCGACATCGAGCGCACCACCGGGCGGGCCTGGCTCGCCGGCTGA